From a single Xiphophorus maculatus strain JP 163 A chromosome 5, X_maculatus-5.0-male, whole genome shotgun sequence genomic region:
- the dctd gene encoding deoxycytidylate deaminase produces the protein MEENKLPDLLNGSATRKREDYLEWPEYFMAVAFLSAQRSKDPSSQVGACIVNQENKIVGIGYNGMPNGCDDDLLPWSRSADDRLNTKYPYVCHAELNAIMNKNSADVKGCTMYVALFPCNECAKLIIQAGLKEVVYLSDKYHDTPEMVASRKLLSMAGVQYRQFKPKRSEIVIDFNSINHRGNAGLCHQRGEQLNQADGERADSAAVSMNNS, from the exons ATGGAAGAAAACAAGCTGCCGGACCTGCTGAATGG AAGTGCGACCCGGAAAAGGGAAGACTACCTGGAGTGGCCAGAGTATTTCATGGCTGTAGCCTTTCTGTCAGCACAAAGGAGCAAAGACCCAAGTTCACAG GTGGGCGCATGCATAGTGAATCAAGAGAATAAGATTGTTGGCATTGGTTACAACGGCATGCCCAATGGTTGTGATGACGACCTGTTGCCCTGGTCTCGTTCTGCTGATGACCGCCTCAACACCAAATACCCTTATG TGTGCCATGCAGAACTGAATGCCATCATGAACAAGAACAGCGCTGATGTGAAAGGATGCACAATGTATGTGGCTTTGTTCCCATGCAATGAATGTGCTAAACTCATCATCCAAGCAG GTCTTAAAGAAGTTGTGTATCTTTCGGACAAATACCATGATACGCCCGAGATGGTTGCTTCCAGAAAGCTGCTCAGCATGGCTGGAGTACAGTACAG GCAGTTCAAGCCCAAAAGGTCTGAGattgttattgattttaattCCATTAACCACCGGGGAAACGCTGGACTCTGCCACCAGCGAGGGGAGCAGCTGAACCAAGCAGACGGAGAAAGAGCAGATTCTGCCGCTGTTTCCATGAACAACTCCTGA
- the cep44 gene encoding centrosomal protein of 44 kDa isoform X1: MLSAGNVQSCIRKLEGLLRVIKYPSDVDYSGLSKGDPSSFLPIVSFTLTTFSPPFAEQLVAAGLELSGKTDLRFTDTLYKVLRDIFHYKPILTKEQFLQWGFSQRKISFICDIINLVLQRHKQLHKPKVRYPTKHNLRKKSHLTPTDADAASKIPFVEDHRRNPFHFANPAKGDTFSADNEGSTHHSEISPSGLSEIPTPDEEESKESFLFSSEVDRRLSALEANIHTLMSAFNKLDILEKRLKELEFKNENKNDEEVVMVPKESWENLMSRVVLLEAKLELRDVQLNASLPAEPLISPHSSLSAVDSSQKDLKERLQRITNMMKETSSLLKNKESCTILSLTSDGGVTS, translated from the exons ATGCTTTCTGCAGGAAATGTTCAGAGTTGCATCAGGAAATTAGAAGGTCTACTGCGAGTGATTAAGTACCCATCAGATGTTGATTACAGTGG GCTTTCCAAAGGAGACCCCTCCTCTTTTCTCCCCATAGTGAGCTTCACCCTCACCACATTCTCTCCACCTTTTGCTGAGCAGCTTGTGGCAGCTGGACTGGAACTGTCCGGCAAAACCGACCTCAGATTCACTGACACGCTTTATAAG GTTCTAAGAGATATCTTCCACTATAAGCCCATACTGACCAAGGAGCAGTTCCTCCAGTGGGGGTTTTCTCAGAGGAAAATCTCCTTCATCTGTGACATCATTAATCTGGTTCTGCAGAGACATAAGCAGCTCCACAAG cCCAAAGTGAGATATCCTACTAAACACAATCTCAGAAAGAAAAGTCATCTGACACCCACTGATGCAGATGCT GCGTCCAAAATCCCGTTTGTGGAAGATCACAGAAGAAATCCTTTCCATTTCGCTAATCCAGCCAAAGGAGACACTTTTTCTGCTGATAATGAAGGCTCTACCCATCACTCTGAAATATCCCCCTCTGGTTTGTCTGAAATCCCAACTCCAGATGAAGAGGAGTCAAAGGAgagctttttattt tCATCTGAGGTGGATAGAAGACTCTCGGCCCTGGAGGCTAATATACACACTCTTATGTCTGCATTCAACAAGCTGGATATTCTGGAAAAACGACTCAAAGAACTGGagttcaaaaatgaaaataag AATGATGAGGAAGTTGTTATGGtacccaaagaaagttgggaaaACCTGATGAGCAGAGTGGTGTTACTGGAAGCTAAACTGGAGCTAAGGGATGTTCAG CTTAATGCTTCATTGCCAGCAGAGCCACTCATCTCCCCCCATTCCTCCCTTTCAGCTGTCGATTCCTCACAG AAAGATCTAAAGGAAAGACTGCAGAGGATTACTAACAT gatGAAGGAAACTTCTAGTCTGTTGAAGAACAAGGAGTCCTGCACCATCCTGAGTCTAACTTCTGATGGTGGAGTCACATCTTAG
- the cep44 gene encoding centrosomal protein of 44 kDa isoform X2 — protein MLITVVSFTLTTFSPPFAEQLVAAGLELSGKTDLRFTDTLYKVLRDIFHYKPILTKEQFLQWGFSQRKISFICDIINLVLQRHKQLHKPKVRYPTKHNLRKKSHLTPTDADAASKIPFVEDHRRNPFHFANPAKGDTFSADNEGSTHHSEISPSGLSEIPTPDEEESKESFLFSSEVDRRLSALEANIHTLMSAFNKLDILEKRLKELEFKNENKNDEEVVMVPKESWENLMSRVVLLEAKLELRDVQLNASLPAEPLISPHSSLSAVDSSQKDLKERLQRITNMMKETSSLLKNKESCTILSLTSDGGVTS, from the exons ATGTTGATTACAGTGG TGAGCTTCACCCTCACCACATTCTCTCCACCTTTTGCTGAGCAGCTTGTGGCAGCTGGACTGGAACTGTCCGGCAAAACCGACCTCAGATTCACTGACACGCTTTATAAG GTTCTAAGAGATATCTTCCACTATAAGCCCATACTGACCAAGGAGCAGTTCCTCCAGTGGGGGTTTTCTCAGAGGAAAATCTCCTTCATCTGTGACATCATTAATCTGGTTCTGCAGAGACATAAGCAGCTCCACAAG cCCAAAGTGAGATATCCTACTAAACACAATCTCAGAAAGAAAAGTCATCTGACACCCACTGATGCAGATGCT GCGTCCAAAATCCCGTTTGTGGAAGATCACAGAAGAAATCCTTTCCATTTCGCTAATCCAGCCAAAGGAGACACTTTTTCTGCTGATAATGAAGGCTCTACCCATCACTCTGAAATATCCCCCTCTGGTTTGTCTGAAATCCCAACTCCAGATGAAGAGGAGTCAAAGGAgagctttttattt tCATCTGAGGTGGATAGAAGACTCTCGGCCCTGGAGGCTAATATACACACTCTTATGTCTGCATTCAACAAGCTGGATATTCTGGAAAAACGACTCAAAGAACTGGagttcaaaaatgaaaataag AATGATGAGGAAGTTGTTATGGtacccaaagaaagttgggaaaACCTGATGAGCAGAGTGGTGTTACTGGAAGCTAAACTGGAGCTAAGGGATGTTCAG CTTAATGCTTCATTGCCAGCAGAGCCACTCATCTCCCCCCATTCCTCCCTTTCAGCTGTCGATTCCTCACAG AAAGATCTAAAGGAAAGACTGCAGAGGATTACTAACAT gatGAAGGAAACTTCTAGTCTGTTGAAGAACAAGGAGTCCTGCACCATCCTGAGTCTAACTTCTGATGGTGGAGTCACATCTTAG
- the fbxo8 gene encoding F-box only protein 8, with amino-acid sequence MGQALWRLPPRQQQQLQEELADHLTESGGGKQDQGSDGGGSQRRAPQHCYSPDIYHLLKTRRGKEQHGFIDLEMLPPELGITILSYLNATDLCLAGCVWQDLGNDEYLWQGLCKSTWGHCSIYNKRLPAGFSYRRLYLQLDEGSLTFNANPQEGISYFMSKGILVDLPKELAKFIFYTRRLNWKMLRIYLDERRDVLDELVTLHNFSNQFLPNALRDFFRHIHAPEERGEYLETLITKFSHRFCTCNPGLVRDLGLSPDAVYVLCYSLILLSIDLTSPHVKNKMSKREFIRNTRRAAHNVSEDFVGHLYDNIYLIGHVAT; translated from the exons ATGGGTCAAGCACTGTGGAGGCTTCCTCCcagacaacagcagcagcttcaggaaGAGCTGGCCGACCACCTGACTGAGAGCGGAGGAGGCAAACAAGACCAAG gGAGCGATGGGGGCGGTTCCCAGAGAAGAGcaccacagcactgttacagcCCTGACATCTATCATCTGTTGAAGACACGCAGAG GTAAAGAGCAGCATGGGTTTATAGATCTGGAGATGCTTCCACCTGAACTAGGTATCACCATCCTCTCCTACCTGAATGCTACTGATCTGTGCCTGGCTGGCTGCGTCTGGCAAGACCTGGGAAATGATGAATATTTGTGGCAGGG GCTGTGCAAGTCCACATGGGGACACTGCTCAATCTACAACAAGAGACTACCTGCTGGCTTCTCATACCGAAGACTTTACCTTCAACTAGACGAGGGCAGCTTGACGTTCAATGCTAACCCACAGGAG GGCATCAGCTATTTCATGTCTAAAGGAATACTAGTGGATCTTCCCAAAGAACTGGCCAAGTTCATTTTCTACACCAGACGGCTCAACTGGAAGATGCTGCGGATTTACCTGGATGAGAg GCGGGATGTCTTGGACGAGTTGGTGACCCTTCATAACTTCAGCAACCAGTTCCTCCCTAATGCGCTGAGGGATTTTTTCCGGCACATCCACGCGCCCGAGGAGAGAGGAGAGTATCTGGAAACGCTCATCACCAAGTTCAGCCACAGGTTTTGCACCTGTAACCCCGGCCTCGTCCGTGACCTTGGCCTTAGCCCTG ATGCTGTGTACGTGCTGTGCTACAGTCTGATCCTGCTGTCCATCGACCTCACCAGCCCGCacgtgaaaaacaaaatgtcaaagcGGGAGTTCATCAGGAACACTAGGCGAGCTGCTCACAATGTCTCTGAGGACTTCGTTGGCCATCTGTATGATAACATATACCTGATTGGACATGTGGCTACGTAG